The Rosa chinensis cultivar Old Blush chromosome 7, RchiOBHm-V2, whole genome shotgun sequence DNA segment AGTTCTGTACTACTGTACTGTTAGTTTCTTGTGGCTTCAATCTTTAGCTAAAATACTTTTCAGAAGTAGGGAAACTTCATTAGCTCAGAAATTGACTAAGAAAAGTAAGGCAGGACTTTGGAAGACTTGTATATATCATGTGGAAACTGATTAGTCTTTCAGATActgaagccaaaaaaaaaaaaacacagaaatgTTTTGTTTCAATCTTTGAATACTGTCTGTGTATATTCAAATAACACAATTAGATAGTGTGTAATGAATTCAACAATGTTCAAATAGCTATTGTTTTGGGCTTGTGAGTAAATACACTGACAAAAACCTCAAGAAGGAAACAGCTAGGAGTTAAGATGCCTGGTGTAAATAGACTGGAGCTCCTTTCCCACTTCATCCATTAGTTGAAATTGCTGGCCGGAACTAAAATATGTAGTTATAATTGAACCGGAGGGGCTCCAAGAGAATGGGGAGCTATTCTCAAATGTCCCACACTCCCACTTCACATGTTTCTGTATTAGCATTTTCACTTTTAGTAGTTCCTGAAATTTGTAGAAATAACAGTAAAGATTCCTCGTGTCATATGTAGTAGTATTTTGTTTAGACAGCTATCTCTTTCCTAGTTAGTATAGATGAGAGTGGATATCTTCGAGGATTATATTCATTACTTTTATTTTAGGTTCGTATACTTATATTCTAAGAATGCTGCTTCTTTGATCGCTTTTGCAGTCATGATTAAGTTCAACCGGAGATTGAAGGTTGTCATAGGCGTAGGTAATATCAGCAATCCCCTTTTACTTCAGCTGATTAGTATTTTCAAGCTCATCTAATTATCAATTGCAAGTTTGCAactgttgtagtatatatgattcacatgtacaaaacatgagtcatagtataaatgtctatatcatgtatacaaataggtacttgagtgtataatgtaggtattgtgacttgtgtgacaagctttatgccaaagggcaacaagcatggcatttTATCATCATCACAGCCACCATAGAAGGCTGCAGCTATGAATGTAGAGGTTATCAAATTGAGTTACTCTTTGAGCTTTCACACTTGTAatattttcctataaatacctctttgtgtgagatgaataaacacacttgaaTCTCTATTCTCACAGaaacattactctctctctctgtttatcatttcatacttgtcctcaaacacgttatcagcacgaaattgctctagaattagaatcgaaattgaaaagagGAGAGGTAGTTCATAATCCGATCGAAGTCATTTTTTCAAACTTGcaaaaaacctccaaaccctagctcatatcaaagcccttgattcaagaagctcagaaccggtttcagaacgcccagaaccggccggaaacagcctgaaccggccaccggaaaaaTCGAACCGCTGCTGAACCGCTGTCGAAGtgctgccgagacctgccgaaagctcctgccgagtgctgccgaAAGCCCCTGCCGATACCTGCCGAAAGCCCCTGCCGAGTCCTGCGCagcacctgccgagcacctgccgaagccctgcgcagcagctgccgagccacCTGCAGGCCatctgccgagcagctgcgcagcagctgtcgacacatctgtcgacaacttttccggcgactttcggacaactttccggcgacttttccggcaactttccgacaacttttccggcgactttcgaacaactttccggcaactttccgacgacttttccggcaattttTGGACAACTTTTTCCGGCAATATTATTCCAAGGTAatatttactaaaagttcccgtttttgagtttttactctattcttcttctctttatttttctcgggaacttacaatcaaaagcggaattccaagaaattcacgctaaacgaactaagagcgttcgtaattatgaactaagagtgttcataatattcggactaagagtgtccgcaaaacatcattgttttggtctaaagattattgattttagatttcgtggaagttttgaactccgaaactaatatatcttctcttatcttcaggatgtcgaatgcaCCTAGACTTGACTTTCAAATGCTTGACTCAACGGGTTCGGAATACTATAGTTGGgtaaccgacgttgagaaccacctcacttcaagagggatattgcccataattcaagctcctaatccaggccttgtgttccaaagaacacctacaaagcatgcacaAGCTATTATCTTGATGCGGCGCCATATGGATAAAGCTCTCAGACTAGAGTATATGTCAATGAGAGATGCTCGAGacttatgggtagcgctagaagagcgttttggtaatatccaagataccctcctccctgacttgaaggttcagtgGAATAATATACGCTTCTCCGACTTTAAGTCTGTTGCAGAATATAATTCGGAAGCTCTTCGACTCAAAGCTATGTTGAAGTTCTGTGGAAAGCCTCTCACAGAAGATGAGCtacttgagaagactctctccaccattcccgtctcagcaattgtgATATCAAAGCAATTTCGCacagaagtcaatgctggacgaattACAAGGTTTAATGAGCTTATTAATATTTTGTCGGTATCTGAAAAGTacgacaacatccttgtaaagaattataattctaGGCCCATAGGAACCAAGAGCGTCCGTGAggcaaattataatgcacccaaaaaggGGCGCAAGCAGCAATACCCTAATAATAAGGGACAAGAAAGGCGTACGGGCCCATATAACCACCCCAATAAAGAGAGAAACCGCAACTTTAAAGCGGACACTCGTGGTGGCAACTTCACACGTGGTGGTAACTCCACACGTGGCAACTTCACACGTGGTGGCaactccacacgtgggagaggtgaatataataacaatatgggccgtggaggtcgcATCATAAGGCGTGGTAGTAGCagtaaccctcctagggaatatccacaacATGGACAAACTGCACCTCCAATGAAAGGAGGCAACCATAATGACGTGTGTCATAGATGCGGATCAATCGAGcattggttcaaacaatgcCATGCAAGTACtaaactagctgcaagctacaaaGAGTATAGGCAAAACAGGGAGCAAGAATCCAACCTTGCCGAAAATGAAGATagtgaagatgtcaatctcacaatagaggacttcaaagctgaacaaATGCAcgaggatgcagcagactttgattagaatagtccttttctattttccaagggcaaatgtgccttaatcaataacaattgtattgactttttcttatgtggtgtacccaatgaaatatgatgtctaggaaagtaattgagaccatggtatttaagcgagcctcgctccaccaacatctctctacttccctggtcatatttcattggaattaccaaacggaatgagcaattacaatttgtataaagtttgattgtactttggaatagactttggaaaccttgatgtaatcattggttattttccttattaataaagtatcgcattcaatgtcatggacatgtgttaatattccgaactttactcctttttcagtatgttttccggagaaatggaatgccttcttgatagtggcaccacacatactatattacgacacaggaaattatttttatggatgaagcctagtcgatcttcaataactacgatggcaggatcatcacaattgattcatggtcgaggaccagctcaatttttgttgccaaatggcacgaatattaatatcatcgaagctctatatgctcctagggctggaagaaccctattgagttttaaagatataagagccaatgatcttcatgtggaaacacattgtgagaatggacaagagttcctttgcattacctctaataactacggaaatacacgagtattagagaaacttatgtgtcgctctagtggattatatgcaaccactatcagagtaattgaatccaaccatgtcatgaatgaaaatttatgggattctgacacatatagactttggcacgaccgcttgggtcacccaggtcgtgatatgatgctccgtatattaaaaacttcacacggacatccattcttcaaaacgaaaagaagtacgaaccaaagattGGTCGAAAGAACTACTTCATATCATTCGTTTTGTaaggcttgctctttagcaaaggtaggatcaagaccatcctatgcaaaggactctaaagaaaatataccattcttgcaaagaatacaaggtgatatttgtggacctattcaaccaacttgcggaccatttagatattttatggtgttggttgatgcatcgacacgctggtcacatgtcatgctattatccacgagaaatgctgcatttgctaaactcctagcacagatcattaaattaagggctcaccaccctgatcatcctattaagtcaattcgtcttgacaatgctggagagtttacatcaaaaacttttgatgattattgcatgtccattgggatcgaggttgaacaccctgtacctcatgtacacacccaaaatggtctcgcagaagctgccattaaaagacttcaaatggtttctcgagcattggttatgcgcaccaatctccctatttctgcttggggctatgcaatattgcacgcagctgtgcttattcttctgaggcccactgccacccaaccattttctgcttcccagatggtcactgggtatgagcccgatgtctcacacttacgaatattcgggtgtgcagtctatgtgccaattgcgccgccacagcgcaccaaaatgggtcctcaaagacgattaggtctTTAtactggatatgactctcccaccattatccgctatatagaacccttgacaggcgatctatttaccgctagatttgcggattgtcactttgatgagacagtcttcccatcattaggggagACATGAACAGTAATGTTCAACAGaaaagacaggaattgtcgtggtttgtccccactctgtctcatcttgatccccgaacagcacaatctgaaatagaagtgcggaggattctcgatcttcagaacgtagcagaatcaatgcctgatgcgttttctgatatcgctaaagtgacaagatcacatatacctgctgcaaatgtgcctgcaaggattgatgtccctaacactagaggacatgatgccatctcaagaatacatgagaatggcgccaacgtccctaTATGGGTGATGTAGTGGCTAGACCCATGGCTcccgccaggaagcgcgggaggcccattggttcgatggattctcgcccaagaaagaaagcgagtttggcacaaaataatccattaatcatcgatacaattaatccctctcatgaaaatattccggattatggttatgtcaaagagacatcattggaggacgctccaataaaagaaccaattccagagaatagagagatctccatgaattacactagtatacatggggtgatggatagaaattctatgactattaatgatgcttttgcatatcatattgcaaaaggaattatagaatacgatgatatcgaacctcgctccgttgaagaatgtcaacgaagagcagattggtctaaatggaaagatgcgatccagactgaattggattcactaacaaagagacaggtatttgggtctataatgctgacaccaccaaatataaaacctgttggccataaatgggtctttgttagaaagcgtaatgagaaaaatgaggttgttagatacaaagcccgccttgtggcacaaggtttctcacaacgccctggaatcgactacgaggagacatattctcccgtaatggacgttataacgttccgctaccttgtcagtttggtagtttccgaaaaacttgacatgcagcttatggatgtggttacagcatatctctatggggatctagattcagagatatatatgaacgttccagatggacttcaattacccaaatcaaatggctctaaaccacggagcgcgttttcaataagattgagacgctcactatatggattgaaacaatccggacggatgtggtataaccgtctaagtgactacttgattaggaagggatatattaacaatgaaatatgcccatgcgtgttcattaaaagaacaagttccggatttgcaattatagcagtatatgtcgatgacatgaatctaattggaactctaaatgagttaaaagaaactgctaaatatttgaaatccgagtttgagatgaaagatcttgggaaaacacggttttgtctcggaatagaactcgagcaccgtagtgatgggattatgatccatcagtcagcatatactcaaaattactaaggcgctttaatgaagataaagcaaaacctgtgagtactcccatgatcagccGTAGCcttgagcccagaaaagatccatttcgtccaaaggatgaggacgaaggcttattagaggctgaagtgccatatctaagtgcaataggtgcattattgtact contains these protein-coding regions:
- the LOC112179356 gene encoding uncharacterized protein LOC112179356; protein product: MSNAPRLDFQMLDSTGSEYYSWVTDVENHLTSRGILPIIQAPNPGLVFQRTPTKHAQAIILMRRHMDKALRLEYMSMRDARDLWVALEERFGNIQDTLLPDLKVQWNNIRFSDFKSVAEYNSEALRLKAMLKFCGKPLTEDELLEKTLSTIPVSAIVISKQFRTEVNAGRITRFNELINILSVSEKYDNILVKNYNSRPIGTKSVREANYNAPKKGRKQQYPNNKGQERRTGPYNHPNKERNRNFKADTRGGNFTRGGNSTRGNFTRGGNSTRGRGEYNNNMGRGGRIIRRGSSSNPPREYPQHGQTAPPMKGGNHNDVCHRCGSIEHWFKQCHASTKLAASYKEYRQNREQESNLAENEDSEDVNLTIEDFKAEQMHEDAADFD